The Carassius auratus strain Wakin chromosome 21, ASM336829v1, whole genome shotgun sequence sequence acatgtgataggtgttTTGTTccaaacaaacacccatgaccaaattcagtcatagtcatagcgccacctgctggtaacaggaagtgaccatgttaacactgttatggactcctagggacaaattaaaaagtgtcaaaaagagTTAACTAGGCTGGCAAAAttctagaaacataataaaacatgctataaACATTTAGCTAATTGTCAAAGAATGCAACTAATgcattgaataaggaagttgctataactcaggcTAGCAacgtccaatctgccccaaacttcagacATTTGACAAGAGTCCTGTactgaacacatcaacatgcccgtactccgttatagtcatagcgccatctactggtaacaggaagtgtcatattttacactgcgacaaactactcctaaaatattttttaaaattaatgtattttttgtggtccatctaatctaaaggcctgtgcaatgttaaattgtggagaccttgagtttttgttaaagagtgtgtccatggcaccatgacaaaatttgaagccTCGCCACAGAAAGAGAAGTTGTTGTattcaggcataaaatgttcgatctcttcccaaacttcacatgtttgctaAAAGTTGCTGGCAACAGGAatattggcacatatatggaatataatttgatatattccacttatatttatgactttaaatgcatatttctcaccgttcacctttttactataGTCACTCGCTGCTGGTGAGCACGGGTGCGGGCCCATTCatcactgcttgcagctttaatattctttttgttttttttgcttcaattttgatctctttacttaacattctgaatacttttgtaaataatagcatactgataataactgataaaaacgataataacggcgaacacactacactttatatttatatacacatacactttatttatctaacacacatacttagtatacacttaaattttgcacataatatatatgtacatacataactgcattttgtaatatacctgcctacaattgtcatttgtatattgtcattcactatctacttatttgtattttttattcttttattatgtgttttatgttctgtcgctgtcattctgttgtactgcggagcttctgtcacgaaaacaaattcctcgtatgtgtaaacatacctggcaataaagctcattctgattctgattctgtaaatgctcgacattaacataaaatgacataatgtaaatgcatacattttatatgtataaataatataataatttcgtaaataaaatataaaaattcaaaataaaatatgaatgaatccatctctgataatcccatgttgctatggtcatgcaggtttgtttatgcattactcgtggccacgagaaaaataTGTAATTCCCACAACATAAGAAGgcgtggccacgagaaatggatgttgttccctcaacatagcatctccaGGCCAAGACAttgttacctcgacaaaatgatcttgaGGCTCtgacataatatgacgttcccatgagttaatatgacgttcccacaaattaatatctcgtggccacgacatatcaCATTCCCACAAGTTATTCCCACAAGTTATCTctctttttaaatctagattaaaaacacatctctttcgccaagcatactaataatgtatcttttaaattgtgagtgtagttgcatctgatcaaatgtgcatttttattcattagcttgggttaaactaattttactttgttggatcagcagctatgctaatgatgtctctattttgtttctatgttttgccacgggatgtggtaactaggatttacacaagctccagtctggatccagaacacctgagaagagatgatgctgaccctcagaggaccccagatgatgctaaccttgaatcaacaaacagaactaacaattattgctacatgtgtgactgcatcatataataactattaattaataatattgatagttcatcgtctagctgactacgtcttgtattattattattttttttttattttttctaaaatcctgtcaaacatgcTCAAACTACTAGctgctactaaatattgtagaaacataattttctgtaaagttgctttgtaacgatttgtattgtaaaaagcgctatccaaataaacttgaattgaattgaattgaaaattattatgtcgtggccacgacaaaactaagtaaactgaACAAGTTACCTTACGGGCACCGTactaatctaatttaatttatacaaatatattgtcAGGAACCTGTCAAGCTAATCACCCACACCTGTTCCTTATCAATGACCTCATCAACAAGCCACTATAAAACACTCACCTCAGCCCCAGTTCACGGTCAAGGCTCCAACAGGAACAGACCATATGCTGTTGTCTCCCAACCCTCCGATGCACCGCGAATATCAAGATGTAAAGTATACTCACCTTTGAAACACTAACCTGTGTCATTTTTCTACTGCCCCCCAGGACTGAGCATTCTCCTGAGATCCAATGATCCCTCTAGTCTCCTTTGTTTCCCCAAACTAGGCTCGATAGCTTCCGCATCtgaaagggaaggaaaagagTATTAGCAATCTGTGACTGTGTGACATTGACATTTCTGCAATGGAAGTACTCACCTGCCTTTAACCCCGCAACCAGTGATCTGCACTTAGCCCGCACCTGAAACCCCAACTATACACCTTGCACTTGACTCTATAAATAAACACTGTGCTTTGAATTAACTTACCTCTGCCTCTTGTGAATAGCCTGACATATGTTTGCTTGAAAGAATAAACCTAGTTGATGTATTTTAGttgttataatgttttttattattattattattgaaagaaGACCATGTTCTTGTTTCTTTAGAagctatttttatttcaaaataaatgcagacattgTGTCACAACAGTTAAAGATGTGTCTGCATTGGATGTTCAAACCTTAATATCATTCATATTAATGGTTTAACTAGATATTAATATGAATGCTTCATTAGTGAACTACAGTTTAACTAAACCTGTTAAATTTTAGTTGACTAAATCAACTGTatatttagtcaaataaaatattctgGTGTTCAtctgaataaaactaaaatgaaaactagtCAATACAGATGACTATTATATGACTGAAACTAAATATCACGATGTAGAGCATACATTGTAAAATTAATGCATTGCAAAAAGGTCATTTTGTTTCTTAATAAAttagtcagtaaaaaaaaaaagtaatttggcaAGCTGGTAATATTAGCTACTTAACAAACATATATAGTAGATACAAGTTAATAAGGACAATTTCAAAATGCAGAAGTGCATATAGTACAACCTAGGCTTAAGTATTCAGGTAATTTGCATTAtcaagattaaattaaaaatgaattgttGGATGATTAAAACTTCAAATAGGAGTGTGTCATTGATTAAGTCCATGTAATCTAAAACACTcttaaaacatacataaaataaataacagtttcttcttatttgtatttgtatttatttatttattttattattattgttatttattttatttttatttttttgatgggGCTAGGGGTGGGGTCTCTAGTGATAACTGCCAACAATAACATTGTTCCAGGTAGGTGAAACCTTTGGGATTATTACAGCATCACAGCAGCACCTTTGAACCATGTATTTAAGGTGAGGGCAAGTAAATTAGTCTTCAGAAAGGTATGTTATACTTTTTGATTAGTTAAGATTTATATTACTTTGAACATACCTATTTTGTCCACGACAACCTGACATCCACTtatcaataaatatattacactcaTAATAGTGGAACACTTCTAGAGTAAGTGTATAaatctatttattaattttttttacagccacCATTTTATAggatctttgttttatttagtttactattttgtttatttatgttctATTCATGAAATGCTAGATCTGGTTTTTTCTCTCCTTAGGTTTTATGAAGAGCTGACAATGGACAACCTGACCCTTAGACACAGCGTTCTTCTCTTAGAGGGACTGAAAGTTACACCTCAATCTTCATATCCAGTTTTCATCCTGCTTCTCTTGGCTTATATCTTTACAATGATATCCAACATTGGACTTATAGTTCTGATCTCAACAGAGAAGAATCTACATCATCCTATGCACTTCCTGTTCTGTAACTTGCCCTTGAATGATATATTAGGGACTACTGTCATTTTGCCACGTTTAATGCAAGACATATTAAAGGAAACTTCAGAGCGCTATATCACATATGTGGAGTGTGTTATTCAAGCATATTTTGTACATGTATTCATAGCTGCATGTCACTATGTGCTGATAATCATGGCCTTTGACAGATATGTGGCTATATGTAACCCACTGCGATACACAGCTATAATGACCAATAAAATGGTTATTAAACTATCAGCATCAGCCTGGGGGCTGGCAATACTTTTGGTGACAATTATGTTAGGACTCACTGTGAGGTTATCTCACTGCAGATCTAAAATTGAAAACCCTTTCTGTGACAATGCCTCACTGTTTAAACTGTCCTGTGAAAGTGTTGTCATAAATAATGTGTATGGAATTATTTATACTGTGGCTGTACTCTGCTTTTCAGCGGTATCTATATTTTTAACATATGTCAAGATTGCTGCTGTATGCAAAAGTAGCAAAAGCCAAGCACTAAACAGCAAAGCTATAAAAACCTGTAGTACACATTTAGCTGTTTATTTAGTCATGTTTTTTTCTGGAGCTATCATGACATTTCTCCATCGTTTCCCTGAATACTCTGACAGCAGGAAACTA is a genomic window containing:
- the LOC113038090 gene encoding olfactory receptor 146-like, whose protein sequence is MDNLTLRHSVLLLEGLKVTPQSSYPVFILLLLAYIFTMISNIGLIVLISTEKNLHHPMHFLFCNLPLNDILGTTVILPRLMQDILKETSERYITYVECVIQAYFVHVFIAACHYVLMLGLTVRLSHCRSKIENPFCDNASLFKLSCESVVINNVYGIIYTVAVLCFSAVSIFLTYVKIAAVCKSSKSQALNSKAIKTCSTHLAVYLVMFFSGAIMTFLHRFPEYSDSRKLASIMFHIVPPGLNPLVYGLQTKEIRQKIATFCPMLTAACASMTVNSKSSSAADTTLKGGSPAESSSSKDESPYPDAVINI